A region of the Nitrospirota bacterium genome:
ACATCAGGGTCACAGGCATCTCCTAACCCGTCATTGTCGGTATCCTGCTGGCCGGGATTTGAGAATGTTACACAATTGTCTGTGTAATCAGGAACTCCGTCGCCATCTGTATCCATAGCATTAGCAGTAAAGTCCTGGCCTGTTATATCAGAGCCATTTACTGTTATGACTAAATCTGTCGACGTAAATGAATAATATGATTTGGACGGCGTTATTGTATAACTGCCATCAGGTATCAGTGTAAATGTGTAATTTCCGTTTACATCTGTAAGCTTGGTAACTGCATAAGAACCAGTAAGCGCTACTGTTACACCGGTAAAACCGGCCCCTTCAAATAGTATCCGACCGCTTATTGAGTATGTTGGTCCTACCACGTAGTTCTCATATGCTCCCATATCAACGGCTGTGCCCAGTGTCCTGTTATTCCCTCCGAAGTCTTTTTGCGGAAGCGAAGGAGCAGAGTTGTTCCCTGTATCAATAGCAGAAGAGCCGGTCGTTACGCGATAATCTCCATTGATTGCATCTGCAAACTGCGGATTGGCATTGATGTTGCCGCCTTCGTTTGTAAATGCGCCATATACCTTTGCAGGATCGAAGTCATTGTTATAGGCATTCACTGTCCCTGACACATTCTCAATGTCAATATCTCCTCCATATAATGCGGTATTGCCCCAAATAATATTGTTGTAAATATTCACTGCGGGGGTACCGACCATTTGAAGGAATATACCTCCGGCATATTCCCCGCTTGTAGTCGACGAATTTCCGGTGATAGTATTGTTCACCATATCCATGTTGCTTTCATACAGAAATGCATAGATTCCGCCCCCCTCATTATCAGTTATATTGTCGGCAACGATATTATTGGTCAGGACTATATTCCCGCTTGTGCAATCGAGAGAGATTCCGCTATAGTACTGTGAATAATTGCTCCTTATTACGTTGTTTGTTAGAGTGACATCTGCATTGCTTGAATTGACAGATATGCCTCCCTCTTCATTGTTTATTACAATATTGTCTTTTAAAATTATGCTCCCCTCAAAAGATTCCAGATAAATACCGACGCCATTTTGCCCATTCTGTATTGTTACCCCCTCAACCATAAGTTTCACGTAAGGGGAGTAAGTCCAGTTATGGATATCCATAACTCCTCTAATGTTCTGTCCGTCAAGTGCGGTGTTTGAGGGATTCAGGCTGCGATTACTGCAACCGGAGGTATATCCGCCTTTTATAGCAAGACCATAGGACTCAGCGGAACCATAATAAAATTCGCTTTCAATCCCGGATACTCCGTAAGTCCCCTGAACAAGTTGAATTACATCGTTCATGTTATTTACTGATGCAGTATCTATGGCATCTCGCAATTCGGCGCTGTTTGATACGCAATGGGTTACTGTACAAGCATCTCCAAAGCCGTCTCCGCTTGAATCTGCCTGGTCGGGATTTGCAATTATTACGCAGTTGTCAGTCTGGTTTGGTATTCCGTCTCCATCAATATCGGTATCGCATGCGTCTCCTATTCCATCTTCATCCATATCCTCCTGATACGGGTTATAAACATTAACACAGTTATCAATTCCGTCATGGATCCAGTCA
Encoded here:
- a CDS encoding PKD domain-containing protein, whose protein sequence is MPTLSWAGGGDPDAGDDIVYFIYLGDSPNPPLYASGSQLIIVTDRLKPFTTYYWKVVSRDSHNANTEGPLWSFITGNDPPIASFVAAPSEGGKPLAVTFIDKSVSLGDEIVSWAWDVDNDGTIDSTERNPTYTYDLSGVYSVRLTVTDANGATSTDTKINYITAYDDVDYDWIHDGIDNCVNVYNPYQEDMDEDGIGDACDTDIDGDGIPNQTDNCVIIANPDQADSSGDGFGDACTVTHCVSNSAELRDAIDTASVNNMNDVIQLVQGTYGVSGIESEFYYGSAESYGLAIKGGYTSGCSNRSLNPSNTALDGQNIRGVMDIHNWTYSPYVKLMVEGVTIQNGQNGVGIYLESFEGSIILKDNIVINNEEGGISVNSSNADVTLTNNVIRSNYSQYYSGISLDCTSGNIVLTNNIVADNITDNEGGGIYAFLYESNMDMVNNTITGNSSTTSGEYAGGIFLQMVGTPAVNIYNNIIWGNTALYGGDIDIENVSGTVNAYNNDFDPAKVYGAFTNEGGNINANPQFADAINGDYRVTTGSSAIDTGNNSAPSLPQKDFGGNNRTLGTAVDMGAYENYVVGPTYSISGRILFEGAGFTGVTVALTGSYAVTKLTDVNGNYTFTLIPDGSYTITPSKSYYSFTSTDLVITVNGSDITGQDFTANAMDTDGDGVPDYTDNCVTFSNPGQQDTDNDGLGDACDPDVFPTANPNGPYTGIEGQAITLDGSDSGIPGRTITLYEWDIDSDGTYEYSSSSPMQTHAYSQDGFYYVTLRVTDDLFASNEATTTADIEDTSPTARFTSSSTTGVEPLTVNFTDTSTSYDGISYQMWDFGDGNSGSGSSVSNVYTQSGIYVVTLTVEDNDGSMDFKTATITVTDTSPTADFTGNPTSGIAPLTVTFLNNSTAYDQPLSCEWDFNNDGLTDSYEESPLYEYMYSGTYTVRLTVTDSDGNVDSLTKTDYINVCALPVRINLITPVYYSTLQEAYDAAADGDFIQSQAVSLTENLNININKTITIEGGYDCSYTTQTGKTTLNGTLNIIDGTATIENFILEK